One Candidatus Babeliales bacterium genomic window carries:
- a CDS encoding DUF4143 domain-containing protein, translating into KELLAHTGMDPISDIVHTKLLSILGEYLAIGGMPEAVRCWQKTKDTLGCPRFHKSIVSAYRQDFGKYAKRLQIKYVELLFEHIPLQLGQRFKYTVIEGEFRKRELAPALDLLVTAGVAQKVYASAGQGIPLGAQIDPLDYKVIFLDVALSQTMLGLQTAGWYINPLTEFVNKGALVEAFVGQEMLTCLDPSSKPVLYYWHREARGSNAEIDYLVQQEGYVIPVEVKSGEGRTLKSIQMFLESHQKSPYGIRFSVQNYSEYNKIRSYPLYAVFQLGMWNSELRKAIEALFR; encoded by the coding sequence AAAGAGCTACTTGCACACACAGGCATGGACCCAATAAGTGACATAGTTCATACTAAATTACTGAGCATACTTGGTGAATATCTTGCCATTGGAGGAATGCCAGAAGCTGTCAGATGTTGGCAAAAAACAAAGGACACTTTGGGATGTCCAAGATTTCATAAATCCATTGTTTCTGCATATCGGCAGGATTTTGGCAAATATGCCAAACGACTTCAAATAAAATATGTTGAGCTTCTTTTTGAACATATTCCACTGCAACTGGGCCAGCGATTTAAATATACTGTTATTGAAGGGGAATTTAGAAAACGGGAACTTGCTCCTGCGCTCGATCTTCTGGTAACTGCTGGTGTTGCTCAAAAGGTTTATGCTTCAGCCGGGCAGGGAATTCCGCTCGGGGCGCAAATTGATCCGCTCGATTATAAAGTAATTTTTCTTGATGTTGCTCTTTCTCAAACAATGCTTGGGCTACAAACTGCAGGTTGGTATATAAATCCACTTACTGAATTTGTTAACAAAGGGGCATTGGTTGAAGCGTTTGTCGGACAAGAAATGCTGACCTGTCTCGATCCTTCAAGTAAGCCTGTTCTTTATTATTGGCATAGAGAAGCACGCGGCAGTAATGCTGAAATTGATTATCTTGTGCAACAGGAAGGGTATGTTATACCTGTTGAAGTAAAAAGCGGTGAAGGTCGCACTCTTAAAAGTATTCAAATGTTTCTTGAATCTCATCAAAAATCACCTTACGGTATTCGATTTTCTGTGCAAAACTATTCTGAATACAACAAAATACGTTCGTATCCACTATATGCTGTGTTCCAATTAGGTATGTGGAATAGCGAATTACGTAAAGCTATTGAAGCATTATTTCGTTAA